The genomic DNA GGTCCAGCGGCCCGACGAGAGCTCGAAGCAGGCGGCCTCGTCGACCGAGCGCATCACGGCGGGCTCTCCGATCGCGTTCTCGATGCGGTTTCCGCCGAAGCGGCACACCGCGCCTTCGCCTCGCACGAGCGCGACGCCCTGGAGCCCCGCCTCGAGCGTGTCGAGGCGCTCCCACTCGCCCGTCCCGTCCAGGGCGAGGCGCGACAGCAGGCCCGACTGGTGCTCGCGGTCGTAGCGATGCGGCTCGCCGTGATAGCCGCCGAGCACGTAGAGGTGTGTCGCGTCGCGGGTCGCGCCGAAGCTGGTGACCGCCACCGGCATGGGCGGGAGGAAGTCGCCGCCCGCGAGCACGTCCGAGGCGGGGGCGGTGGCGGTCGCCTCGGGCCTGTCCGCGACGGGCGCCGAGGTGGTCGTCGGCGCCTCGGGGGTGGCGCCGCAGCCGAGCAGGGGAAGGAAGAGCGTGCAGATGAGTTTGTGCATGGTCATCTCCTCAGAAGCCCGTGGCGCCGGGGCCGGCGAACGCGTACTGGAGCAGGAACACCCCATCGGCCCAGCTCGTGATCTGCACCTTGGCGAGGTGTCCGTCGGCGCTGCGCAGGGCGAAGACCACCGCGCGCGGGCTCACGGCGTGGGTGGCCGGGTCGTAGTCGTACCAGCCGGCGAGGGCGGGGTTGCCGCTGTAGGTCGGGCTCCCCGGCGGGCCCTCGGCGAGGGAGTCCACGTCGGTCTCCCAGCCGGACTCGGGCGCGCTCGTGAGCTCCGCGATCGCGGTGGCGGCGCTCTCGGCCGCGGCGCCGAGGCCCTCGCCGCTCGTGCCGCCGTTGGTGCGGAGCCGGGTGCGGGAGAGGCCGAGATCCCACGCGGCGTCCGTCGCGGCCTCGGTCACCTCGACGACCCCGTCCCCGCGCAGGCTCACGTACCGCCAGGCGTCGCTCGCGGACGCGTCCACCTCGAGCGTGGCGGTCTCGATGCGGCGCGCGATGGGCGCGAGCGAGAGATGGAACACCCCGTCCTCCCAGCGCCAGATGCGGAGCTTGGCGTGGTCTCCGTTCGCCATGCGCAACAGGTAGACCCGGTCGCCGGCCGTGACGCGGTGGGTGCTCGGGTCGTAGTCGTACCAGGCCGGGGACCCGCCCTCTCCGTCGAAGGCGGGGTTGACGCTCGTCTCGATGCGGCCGGGAGAGGCGCCGTCGCGCACCGCGTCGGTCACGAAGCCGAGCGTGGACGCGTCCTCGATCGCGTCGAACGCGAGCCCGCGCGCGTCGCGTCGCGCGCCCCCGAAGCCGGGGCCGCTCGAGCCGGAGTTGGTCCGGATGTCGGTGCGCTGGAGCGCGAGGTCCCAGTCGGTGCTCGTCGCCGGGTCGGTCACGGCCACCACGCCGGCGGCGACGCTCACGTAGACCCACCCGGACCCGGAGGCGTCCACCTCGATCGCGTCGGCGGGGACGGGCGTGACGCCCGCGTCTCCGATCCCGGCGTCCGGGGTCATGCCCGGGCCCGCGTCGGGGAGCGTGGACATCGGCGCGGCGATCTCGGCCCACCGGAAGCGCAGCCGCGCCGGGCTGCCGGCGTCGTCGTAGTAGCCGAGGATCTGCAGCTTGAAGAAGCGGCCCTCGCTCGACGAGACCACGTACACGCGGTCCTTCGGCGTGAGCGTGTGGGTCTCCGGATCGTAGTCGTACCAGTCGTCCTCGCCGTCGTTGAAGGCGGTGTCCGGCTCCTCGTCGTCGTCCGCCTCGCCGTCCGGACGCGCCGCGCTCCAGCCGCTCTCCGGCGCGCGGGTGACGTCCTCGAAGGCGCCCTCCGCGACGGCGACCTGCACGCCCGCGGTGCCGCTCACGCCCCCGTTGGTCCGCACGAAGAAGCGACGGAAGGCGAGATCCCAGCCCGCGTCGACCGAGCGTCCGCTGTCCAGGTCGAGCCGCTGCCACGCCTCCGCGTCCGTCGCGTCGACGGTGGTCGTGATGGTGCCGTCGGCGCCCGTCTCGTGCGTGAACGCCCCGCTCGTCGGCGGGAGCGTGCCCGCGTCGGCGGGGGCGAGGTCTTCCGCGCACCCCGCGAGAGAGAGCAGAGCGAGGAGCGCGCCAGGGGTCAGTCTGTGCAACATGGCAATCCTTCTTCAGTATCGGCCGCGCGCCCCGCCGTAGACGGTGAAGGGGCGCAGGGCGGTGAACGTGTCGCCGGCGTCGAGCAGGTTGTCGACGCCCACGAAGAGCTCGAGGTGGCGGGTGAAGCGCTTGGCGAGCCGGAGGTCGACCTGCGCGACCGGCTCGCCGAAGATCTCCTCCTCGAGGCCGTCGCCGTCCTCGTCCACGTAGAAGACGCGGTCGAGCATGAGCGCGCCGCGGGCGACGAAGCTGATCTCCCAGGGCGCGTAGGCGAGCCGGGCGGCCAAAGTGACGCGGTGCCGAGCGCGCCCCTCGAGGCGTCGCTCCTGCTCGCCGTCCCAGGTCTCCGTCAGGGTGTAGCCCGCGATCAGGCCGAGGGTGTCGTCGACCCGCAAGGTCGCCAGCGACTCGAGGCCCATCGTCCAGGCGGTGGCCAGGTTCGCGTAGCTGAAGACGGACCCCGTGGCGGACGGGTCGTCCACCGTGACGATGGCGATCATGTCCTCGAGGTCGTTGCGGAAGAAGCCCGCGCTCAGCTTCAGCGCCTCGATGGGCTCCCACTCGAGGCCCACGTCGACGCCGTGTGAGGTCTCGGCGCCCAGCTCGGGGTTGCCCTGGACCACGTAGCCGACGGTCGGGTTCTCGAATCGCAACAGGAGCTGCTGAAACGAGGGCGCGCGGAAGCCGCGCCCGTAGCTCGCCCGCAGCACGAGCTGCGCGACCGGGTCGAAGCGCAGGCTCAGCTTGGGCGAGAGCTGATCGCCGAACTGCGTGTCGAGATCGAAGCGCACGCCGGGGACGACCGTGAGCGACGCGTCGCCGTCCTCCCACGGGATCCACTCGTCCTGGGCGAAGAGGGCGAAGCGCGAGCGGTCGCCGACCTCGACGAGCCGGTCGGAGTCGAGCGCGCGGTGCAGCGTCTCGTAGCCGACGGTGAAGGTGTGGCTCCCGAGCGCCTCCGCCGTGAAGCGGAGCAGGGCGGTGATCTGGCCCAGGTGCTCGCGGTTGTCCTCGTAGCTGTCGAGGGCCTGGCTGCCGCGCTGGTCGCTCAGGTACTGCTCGCGGAACTGCGAGTACGTGAAGCGGGTCACCAGGGTGAGCCCATCGCGTCCCCGGATCGTGTGCTCGACGGAGGCCCGCAGCTGCTCCTGGAGCTGGGTGCGGTCGAAGAGGGCGGCCCCCGCCCCCTCGTCGACGCCGCGCAGGGTGAGCTGCAGGTAGTCCGCGGTCAGCCGCAGCCGGTGCCGCTCGCTCGGTCGCCAGTCCGCGCGGCCCCCGACGGTCCAGAGCAGGCGCTCGCTGCCGGTCGTGGCCTCGTCGTCGCCGCGCCGGAACGGCGCCGCGTAGTGGAGCCCGCCGTCCAGGCGGAGCCGGAGGTGCGGGTCCGGGCGGCCGGCCACGCGGGCGGTGGCGTCGACGACGTGGTTCAGCCCGTAGGCGGCCATCGCCTCCGCCTCGAAGTCGCGCTCCGAGTCGCGGGTGATCAGGTTGACCACGCCGCCGATCGCGTCCGAGCCGTACAGCGCGGAGCTCGGGCCGCGCACGATCTCGACGCGCTCGATGTTCTCCACGCCATAGCGAGAGAGATCGATGGCGCCGCCCACGCGACCGGGCACGCGGTCGCCGTCGACGAGCACGAGGGTGTACTGCGGGTCCATCCCGCGCAGCCAGAGCTCGGTCCCGCGGAACGAGCGCGAGAGCTGGAGCCCGCCCCGCTCCTCGAGGAGCTCAGCCGCGTCCCGGGCCCCGCTCTGCTCGATCTCCTCGCGGCGGATCGTCTCGGTGGCGACGGCCGCGCGCCCGGCGGGCGTCTCGACCCGGCTCCCGGTCACGACCACGTCGAGGTCGTCTGCCTCCTCCTCGAGCAGCGCGTCGAGCTCGGCCTCGAGCGCGGGATCGGAGCCCGTTGACTCGACCTCCTGTGCGGAGGCGGAGTTGACGGCGCCGCAGCAGCACAAGGCCAGCGCCAGCCGGTCGAAGGGAACACGCATCGCCCGGCTTGAGTACGAGAATGAGAGTGATTCTCAAAATTGGTGGCTGAGAATACTCACACGGGGCGCGCCTCGGCGCGGCCGGATCAGCCGAAGAGGGCGACGACCTGTCGCGCGGACGCGAGCGGCAAACCCTGGTGATCCCAGAGCGTCGAGCGTTCGTCGGCGTAGCCGTCACCCACCACGCGGCTCCGGGCCTCGAAGGCGTAGAAGGCGTCGTGCGGGACGGAGAGATCGGGGAGCGCGCGATGAAAGGACACGCCGAGCTCGATCGAGGCGGCGCCGGTCCAGCTCTCCGCGAGGCCGAGCGCGGCGGGGGCCCACGCGTCGAGCAAGGCGACGACGAGCCTTGCGTCACACGGATGCGGTTCGCGCGGTCGACACCAGCCGCCGAGGCGAGGCTCGCCGGCGCCGCCGAAGGGCGCCGCGCCGAGCGCCTGACGGAACTCGAAGTGCTGGCAGAACTCCGGCACGTAGAGCGCGGCGGGGCCGTCTTCGACCTCGGCCGGCGGCGGGATCGGCGGGGACGCGGGGTCGGTGTACTCCAGCGCGCTCCGGCGCGGTCGCGCGAAGGTGGCCCGCCCGGTGGCGATGAGCAGCCCCTCGCGCGTCAGGCGCGCGCCGAGCTGCGCGACGTTCCGGCCCGCGCGGAGGATCTCCACGTCGATCGTCGCGGGCCCCGCCGTGGCGGGCGCGCAGAACGCGACGTCGAGGCCACGGATGGGGCGGTCGTCGGCGCAGGCCCCCATGGCGTCCACGAGCAGCGCCGCGACGACCCCGCCGTACACGCCGCGCCCCTGGTACCACGCCTCTCGCAGCTGGCCGGCGAAGCGGCGCTCGCCCTCCGGCGCGAATCGGGTGACCTCGTCGAACACGTCCATGCGGCTATCCGACATGCGGTTATCCGACTTCGATCGCGTCCGCCACCCGGCGGACCTGCGCGCGGATGTCGGCGTCCCATCGGACGTGCGGATCGGTGGCGCGGTGCGCCCAGAGCAGCGCCCCGTCGTAGCCTCGCGCGCGCACGTGCTCGAGCCGCTGCGCCACGTGGTCGTCGCCTTCGTCGAGATCGGGCCAGGGCCCGTGGCGGGAGGTCGCCAGCTCGCCGAGCCAGATGGGACGGATCGGGCTCGTGTCGGCGGGCGGGAGCGCGGCGACGCCCGTGACCCCGGGGTAGTGGTGGCGCTGGTGCACGTATCGGCCCGACGCCGCGAGGCGCGCGAGCGTGGTCCGCGCGGAGGGCGCCAGCCAGGGAGGCGCGGCGTCCAGAAAGCCGACCGTGGCCACGATCCCGCGTCGCGCGATCCGGCGCGCCCCCTCCTCGAGGAAGCGCGACAGGGCGAGCGCGTCCACCCACGGAGGGTGCGCGCCGTAGCGATCCTTCTCCCAGCCGGGCACGAGCGCCCAGCCCGGCTCGTTGGCCACCTCGAACGCCGCGAGGCCGTCGGGCCGTCCTTCGGCCACGTCGAGTATCGGCTCGAGGAGCGCGTCGAAGAACGGGTGCATCGCGACGCCGAGCGCGAAGGTGTCCCGGCCCCGGCTGGTCACGCCGCTCGCCTGGTCCTCGAGCGGCAGGAAGAGCTCGAAGCTCACGAGTGACGGAATGAGCCGCACGCCCGTGCGCGCGCAGGCGGCGAGCAGCGCGTCGAAGTCCTCGAGGAAGGTGCGCGGCGCTCGCGGCAGGGGGCGCTCGAGGATCCAGTGCTCGGGGTCCTCGGGCGTCTTCCGGAGGCGCCGCTTCCACAGCTGTGCGCGTGGCCAGCGCTCGAGGAAGGGCGCGCGCCGGGCCACTTCGAGTGGTGAAGCGCCGATGGGAAGGTTGACGCCTCCCGCGAGGATCCACCAGCGCGCGGCGCGCAGGCCTGCGGCGGCGAGCCCGCGCAGCTCGTCCTCCACCGCGGCCCAGTCCGTACCGGGCGCGCCGGCCCAAGGCGGTGGTCGCGGCCCGAAGTCGTGGCCGCAGGTGACCCACGGGAAGTTGACGCCGAGCGTGAAGCTCATGCCACCGCGAGGGGGAGCGTGACGGTGAACGCGGTGCCTCGCCCGACCTCGCTCTCCACCCAGATCCGCCCGGCGTGCGCCTCGACGATGTTGCGCACGATCGCCAGCCCCAGCCCGGTGCTCCGCTCGCCCGCGGTGGGTCGGGCGCCCGTGCGCTCGAAGGGCCGGAAGACCTTGGGCAGATCCGTGGCGGGGATGCCCACGCCCTCGTCCCGGACGGTCAGCTTCGCCGTCTGCCTCTCCTGGTCGAGCTCGACGCGCACGGTGGAGCCCGGGTGGGAGAACTTCACGGCGTTGCTCAGGAGGTTGTCGAGCACCTGACGGATCTTGTGGCGGTCGAGCGACATCGGCGGGAGCGCGTCGTCGACGTCGATCTCGAAGTGGATGCGCTTGTCCTGCGCCACGACCGCGTTCAGGCGGATCCCCTCGCGGACGAGCGCGGGGAGGTCGATCTCGTCGCGCTCGAGCTCCATCGCGCCCGCCTGGATGCGCCCGAGGTCGAGGAGATCCTCGACGAGGCTGACCATGTAGCTGGCGGTCCTACGCATCGTCGTGACGATCTCCTCCTGCTCCGCGTCGAGCTCGCCCGCCACGCCGCTCAGGAGGAAGTCCGCGTACCCGCGCATGACGCCGAGCGGGTTCCGCAGATCGTGCGCGACGACCGCCATCAGGTGGTCCTTCTGGTGGTTGAGCCGATCGAGCTCGTTGCGCGTGCGGTGGCGCTCGATCGCGTAGTGGATGGCGCGGCGCAAGCTCGAGAGGGTCAGCTCGCTCTTGGGCAGGTAGTCCTCGGCGCCGCGGGCCAGGGCGCGCAGCGCGAGCTCTTCGCCGTGCTCGCTCGTCAAGACGACGACCGGGATGGCGCGGTGCGAGGCCACGAGGTCGTCGAGCCCGGTGAGGCCGCTCGCGTCCGGCAGCTCGAGGTCGAGGAGGATGGCGTCCGCCGGCGCCGCGTCGAGGAGCGCCCGCGCTCTCTTCAGGGTCTCGGCGTGACGCACGCGGAAGCCGGCCTCCTCGAGCTGGATCGAGACGGCCGCGGCTTGTGTCGCGCTGTCCTCCACGAGGACGATCTCTCCCGCTGCCCCCCCTGTCGTCATGCCACGCAGCTACGAAGATACGCGCTGATGTCCGGCAATGGCAGTACCTCGTGAACGATCCCGGCGCGACGGGCCGAGGCGGGCATGGAGTCGACGACGCTCGTGGACGCGTCCTGGGCCACGACGAGGCCTCCCCGACGGTGCAGCTCGCGGAGGCCCTCGACCCCGTCACGTCCCATCCCGGTGAGGATGAGGCCGAGCGCGCGCTCGCCGTAGGCGCGGGCCACGCTGGCGTAGGTCGCGGAGGCGGAGGGGCGAAAGCCGTGGATCGGTGCGCGGTCGCAGACCCGGATGGCGCCCTTCTGGACCGTGAGGTGCCCGCGCGGAGGGGCGAGGTAGACGGCGCCCGCGCGCAGCGGGTCTCCCTCGCGAGCGAGGCGCACGTCCATGGGCACGGTCGCGTCGAGCCATCGGGCGAAGCCCTCGGCGAAGTCCTCGCCGATGTGCTGAACCAGGAGGATGGGCGCCGGGAAGTCTTCTCCGAGCGACTCCAGGATGGTGCGCACCGCGCGGGGGCCGCCCGTCGAGGCGGCCATCGCGATCACCGACGTCTCGCGCCTGGGCGGCTGCGATGGCCGCTCGCGGTCGGCGCCGTTCGGGCGTCGCACCACCCGCACCTCGGCCATCGCGCGCACCGTTCGGGCGAACCGCCGCCACGCCCGGTCGGACCCTGGCTCGGCCGGACCGGGCGGCTTGGTCAGCGCCGTCAGCGCGCCCGCCTCGAGGGCGGCCACGCTCATGCGCACCGCCCTCTCGCTGCTCCCGCTCACCACGACCACGGGCGTGGGCCGCTCGGCCATGATGCGACGCGTGGCCTCGTAGCCGTCGAGCTCCGGCATCTCGACGTCCATCACCACCACGTCGGGCGAGACCGACTCCACCAGGCTCACCGCCTCGGTCCCGTTGCGGGCCTCCGCCACCACCGACAGCTCCGGGTCGCGCTCCAACCCTTCGCGGAGCAGCGCGCGGAAGGTCGGCGAATCGTCGACGACGAGGACTCGGAGTGGCATGGGTTTCAATCGAGAGGATCGGACAGCAGAGACGCGACGACTTCGAGCAGCTCGGTCTGATCGAAGGCGTTCTTCACCAGATAGGCGTCCGCGCCTGCGTCCAGACCTCTCCGCCGATCTTCCTCCCGAGACAGGGCTGTCAAGAGCACGACGGGCAGGCCGCGCGTTTTGGCCCGTCCTCGCAGCGCGCGCGTGAGCTCCAGGCCGCTCATGCGCGGCATCTCCACGTCGCTGACCACGAGGTCGACCCGCGCCTGGTCGAGGAGCCGGAGCGCCCGCTCCGCGTCCGAAGCGGCCAGCACCCGGTAGCCCGCCGACTCCAGGATGGTCTTCTCGAGCGCGAGGGTGGTCAGCGAGTCGTCCACCACGAGCAGCGTCGGCGGCTCGGCGCTCAGGTCCGCCGCCTCCGGCAGCGACACCTCGCCGCCCTCCGCCTGCCGCAAGGCCGCCCGCACCACGTCGCCGCCGTGCAGGATGAGCGCGATCTCGCCGTTCGGGAGGATCGTCGCGCCGCCGAAGCCCCGCACCCGCGGCAGGCGCTCGCCGAGGCTCTCGACCACCACGTCGTCCACCGAGCGCAGCTCGTCCACCGACAGCGCGACGCGATCCCGCCCGGCCTGCACGATGGCGGTGGGGATCAGCTGGTCGTCCGGCACGGCGGTCGGCATGCCCAGCGTGCGCGCCAGCGGCGTGAAGGGGAGCGGCTCCCCCTCGTGGAGCACGACCGGGCGCCCCTCGATGCGGTGCACGGCGCGCGGATCGACGCGACGGAGCGTCAGCACGTGCGGGGTGGGGAGCGCGTACAGCTGCTCGGCCGCGCGCACCAGCAGCACGCGCACGAGCGTCCGCGTGAGCGGGGAGGAGATGCTGAAGGTCGTCCCGCCGCCCCGCTGGGTCTCGACGTCGATGGTGCCGTGCAACGCCTCGACCTCGGTCTTCACGACGTCCAGGCCCACGCCCCGCCCGGCGAGCGCGTCCACGCGGTCGGAGGTGGTCAGCCCCGCGACGAAGACCAGGCGCGCCAGGCCGACCTCGGTCTCCGGCGGATCGATGCCGTGCTCCCGCGCGCGCTCCGCGAGGGCCTCCAGATCCAGCCCGCGTCCGTCGTCGGACACCGAGACCTCGACCTCGGAGCCGCGCAGGTGCGCGCCGATGCGGACGCGGCCAGCGCGTGGCTTGCCCGCCTCGGCGCGAACGGCGGGCGGCTCGATGCCGTGCGCGACCGCGTTCCGCGCCAGGTGCAGGAGCGGCGCGCGCAGCGCGGTCAGCACCGAGCGATCCACCTCGACGTCGGCGCCCTCGATGATCAGCTCGACCTCGCGCCCCGCCGCGAGGGCGGCGTCGCGCAGGGTGCGCTCCAGACCCACGCAGACGTCGCCGAAGGGCGTGAGGCGGAGCTGCCGCACGTCCGCGTCGGTGTCGCGCGCCACCCGGGTCAGCTCGGTGGCGTCGTCGAGGAGCGCTCCATGCAGGGCGTCGATCTCCGCGAGGCAGAGATCGAAGGGGCGCCGCTCGGCGGGCGCGTGCTGGGCACGGAGGCGACGCAGGCGCGCCGCGAGCGACGCCGTCTCGCGCTCGCGCTCCTCCACCCGGAGGGCGGCCCGCGACAGCTCCCCCGCGCGGACGAGGAGCGCGTCGAGCCGCGCGGCCGGCACGCGCAGCCCGCCCGTGTGCTCGCGTGAGGCGGGCGCGTGAGACATGGCCCGCGGCGCCCGGGGCGCGAAGAGCGCGTCCTCCACGGGCTCGTCGGCGCGGAGCCGACGCGCGACCTCCGCCCACACGTCCGCGGCCGCGAAGAGGCGCCCGAGCAACTCGCCCTCGGGGGCGCCCTCGAGCGCGTCGAGCTCCTCCTCGAGGCCGTGACAGTAGGTCTCGAGCGTCGGGAGGCTCACGGCCCGCGCGGCGCCCTTCAGGCTGTGCGCGATCCGGAACAGGGTCCGCTGGAGATCGGCCGGAGGCGCCCCTTGCTCGAGGCGGAGGAGGGCGTCGTTCCAGGTCGAGACGTGGTCCTCGAGCTCCTCGACGAAGACGGCGCGGAGCCGTTTGGTGAGGGCCGCCTTGTCCACCGATCAGTCCTTCTCGATCCCCACGTCGACGAGCAGCTGGGAGAGGCGCGCGCTCAGCTGCTCGAGTCGTCCCGCTGCGGTCTCCACGTGGTGGATGGAGGACAAGTTGTCGCGCAGCGCCGAGTCGATGTCCTTCATCGCCTGGCTGATCTGGGCCATGCCCGTCGCCTGCTGGTGCGCGGACGCGGCGATCTGAGACGCCGCCTCGGCGGCGCGGGCGATGGTCTCGGTCAGGCCGTCGATGGTGCGCCCCGCCTCGCTCGCCTCGCGCACCGCGGCCCGCATGGTCTTGTCGCCCTGCTCCCCGGCGAGGACCGCGTTGTTGGTCGCGCGCTGGATCTCGCCGAGGATCTCGCGGACCTGGACGGTGGCCTCCTTGCTCCGGCGGGCGAGCGCCTTGACCTCGGCCGCGACGACCCCGAAGCCGCGGCCGTGCTCGCCCGCGCGCGACGCCTCGATCGCCGCGTTGAGCGCGAGCAGGTTCGTCTGCTCCGCGATCTCGTCCACCGTGCCGATGATCTGGCCGATCGTCTGCGCGCGCTCGGCGAGCTCGAGCACGTTCTTCGCGACCGACTCGCCGCGCTGCTGCGCGTCCTCGATGGCCTCGACCGCGTCGTGCACTGCGTCGCGCCCGGCCTGCCCGACCTCGTCGACCTCGCGCGAGCTGTCCGCCACGTCGCGCGCCCGCCCCGCGGCCTGGCGCGCGGTCTGGTCGACCTGCTCCACCGTGACGACCGTCTCGGTGACCGACGCCGACTGCTGCTGCGCGGCCGACGCCTGCTGGCTCGTGGCCGCGAGCAGCTCGTTCGCCGCGCCCACCGTCTCCTCGACCACGTCGCGCATCGTCTCGAGCAGCTGCTCGCGCTGCACCGAGCTGGTCCGGTCCTGGATGATGCCGATGAAGAAGCGCGTGCCCTCCACGTGCATCTCGGAGACGCGCAAGCTCACGGGGAGGGTGCTGCCGTCCTTGTGGTTGGCATGGACGCGGCGCTCCATGCCGATGATGCGCTTCTCCCCCGTCTCGCGGTAGCGCTTCAGGTAGGCGTCGTGCTGCTCGCCGTGCTCGCCGCCCGCGAGCATCGCGACGTTGCGGCCGACCAGCTCGTCCACCCGCCAGCCGAAGAGGACCTCCGCGGTCTGGTTCGCCTCGAGCATGGTGCCGGTCTCGTCGATGGTGATGATCGCGTCCGACGTCGTGTCGAGGATGGCGCGCAGGCGCTGCGCGCGGCCCGCGCGTCGCTCCTTGCCGACGAGCGCGCGCACCCAGTAGAGGGAGAGGCCGCCGAGGCTGACCGCGCCGCCCGCGAAGAGCCACTGGAGCCGCTCCAGCTCTCCGACCCGCGCCGGAGCGAGTGGCGCGAGCTCTTCGAGCGCGCCGAGGTTGTAGACGAAGAGGGCCAGCGCGGTCAGCACCAGCAGCAGGACCAGCGCCGCGGCGCGGCCGGCGTTCGTCTCGTACCAGGGGAGGGGGACGTCAGGGGTCATGTCGATGGTCTACGCGCAAGCGAGGATCCGCCGCGAGGGCGGTCACGTTCAAGCAGAGCTCTCCGTTCGGGCCCAGGCCCTCGAGCCACGGCGGGCTCCCCACGGGCGGAGGCGCGGGTGCGATGCCCTCGAGCGGATCGAGGTCCAGCACGCGCTCGACCACGATCACCAGCTCCGGCTCGTCGCTGTCGAGCGTGACGATGCGCGCGTCGGCGTCGAGGGTCGAGGTGGCGCGGCCCGCGATCAGCGGACCGATGTCCCACAGGGGCGCCAGTCGCCCGCGCAGCCGGGTCAGGCCCAGCAGGTGCACGGGGGTGCCCGGCAGGCGGACCGCGTCGACGTAGGGTTGCACGCCGCCGACCGTGGCCGCGGGGACCAGGAGCGTCGCGTCCCCCACGCGGGCGCTGATGCGCGCCTCGGCGACCGACTCGGGCCGCGTCTCGATCGACTGGGCGATCGCGAT from Sandaracinaceae bacterium includes the following:
- a CDS encoding thioesterase family protein; the encoded protein is MSDSRMDVFDEVTRFAPEGERRFAGQLREAWYQGRGVYGGVVAALLVDAMGACADDRPIRGLDVAFCAPATAGPATIDVEILRAGRNVAQLGARLTREGLLIATGRATFARPRRSALEYTDPASPPIPPPAEVEDGPAALYVPEFCQHFEFRQALGAAPFGGAGEPRLGGWCRPREPHPCDARLVVALLDAWAPAALGLAESWTGAASIELGVSFHRALPDLSVPHDAFYAFEARSRVVGDGYADERSTLWDHQGLPLASARQVVALFG
- a CDS encoding hybrid sensor histidine kinase/response regulator; translated protein: MTTGGAAGEIVLVEDSATQAAAVSIQLEEAGFRVRHAETLKRARALLDAAPADAILLDLELPDASGLTGLDDLVASHRAIPVVVLTSEHGEELALRALARGAEDYLPKSELTLSSLRRAIHYAIERHRTRNELDRLNHQKDHLMAVVAHDLRNPLGVMRGYADFLLSGVAGELDAEQEEIVTTMRRTASYMVSLVEDLLDLGRIQAGAMELERDEIDLPALVREGIRLNAVVAQDKRIHFEIDVDDALPPMSLDRHKIRQVLDNLLSNAVKFSHPGSTVRVELDQERQTAKLTVRDEGVGIPATDLPKVFRPFERTGARPTAGERSTGLGLAIVRNIVEAHAGRIWVESEVGRGTAFTVTLPLAVA
- a CDS encoding response regulator; the encoded protein is MDKAALTKRLRAVFVEELEDHVSTWNDALLRLEQGAPPADLQRTLFRIAHSLKGAARAVSLPTLETYCHGLEEELDALEGAPEGELLGRLFAAADVWAEVARRLRADEPVEDALFAPRAPRAMSHAPASREHTGGLRVPAARLDALLVRAGELSRAALRVEERERETASLAARLRRLRAQHAPAERRPFDLCLAEIDALHGALLDDATELTRVARDTDADVRQLRLTPFGDVCVGLERTLRDAALAAGREVELIIEGADVEVDRSVLTALRAPLLHLARNAVAHGIEPPAVRAEAGKPRAGRVRIGAHLRGSEVEVSVSDDGRGLDLEALAERAREHGIDPPETEVGLARLVFVAGLTTSDRVDALAGRGVGLDVVKTEVEALHGTIDVETQRGGGTTFSISSPLTRTLVRVLLVRAAEQLYALPTPHVLTLRRVDPRAVHRIEGRPVVLHEGEPLPFTPLARTLGMPTAVPDDQLIPTAIVQAGRDRVALSVDELRSVDDVVVESLGERLPRVRGFGGATILPNGEIALILHGGDVVRAALRQAEGGEVSLPEAADLSAEPPTLLVVDDSLTTLALEKTILESAGYRVLAASDAERALRLLDQARVDLVVSDVEMPRMSGLELTRALRGRAKTRGLPVVLLTALSREEDRRRGLDAGADAYLVKNAFDQTELLEVVASLLSDPLD
- a CDS encoding TonB-dependent receptor gives rise to the protein MRVPFDRLALALCCCGAVNSASAQEVESTGSDPALEAELDALLEEEADDLDVVVTGSRVETPAGRAAVATETIRREEIEQSGARDAAELLEERGGLQLSRSFRGTELWLRGMDPQYTLVLVDGDRVPGRVGGAIDLSRYGVENIERVEIVRGPSSALYGSDAIGGVVNLITRDSERDFEAEAMAAYGLNHVVDATARVAGRPDPHLRLRLDGGLHYAAPFRRGDDEATTGSERLLWTVGGRADWRPSERHRLRLTADYLQLTLRGVDEGAGAALFDRTQLQEQLRASVEHTIRGRDGLTLVTRFTYSQFREQYLSDQRGSQALDSYEDNREHLGQITALLRFTAEALGSHTFTVGYETLHRALDSDRLVEVGDRSRFALFAQDEWIPWEDGDASLTVVPGVRFDLDTQFGDQLSPKLSLRFDPVAQLVLRASYGRGFRAPSFQQLLLRFENPTVGYVVQGNPELGAETSHGVDVGLEWEPIEALKLSAGFFRNDLEDMIAIVTVDDPSATGSVFSYANLATAWTMGLESLATLRVDDTLGLIAGYTLTETWDGEQERRLEGRARHRVTLAARLAYAPWEISFVARGALMLDRVFYVDEDGDGLEEEIFGEPVAQVDLRLAKRFTRHLELFVGVDNLLDAGDTFTALRPFTVYGGARGRY
- a CDS encoding HmuY family protein gives rise to the protein MLHRLTPGALLALLSLAGCAEDLAPADAGTLPPTSGAFTHETGADGTITTTVDATDAEAWQRLDLDSGRSVDAGWDLAFRRFFVRTNGGVSGTAGVQVAVAEGAFEDVTRAPESGWSAARPDGEADDDEEPDTAFNDGEDDWYDYDPETHTLTPKDRVYVVSSSEGRFFKLQILGYYDDAGSPARLRFRWAEIAAPMSTLPDAGPGMTPDAGIGDAGVTPVPADAIEVDASGSGWVYVSVAAGVVAVTDPATSTDWDLALQRTDIRTNSGSSGPGFGGARRDARGLAFDAIEDASTLGFVTDAVRDGASPGRIETSVNPAFDGEGGSPAWYDYDPSTHRVTAGDRVYLLRMANGDHAKLRIWRWEDGVFHLSLAPIARRIETATLEVDASASDAWRYVSLRGDGVVEVTEAATDAAWDLGLSRTRLRTNGGTSGEGLGAAAESAATAIAELTSAPESGWETDVDSLAEGPPGSPTYSGNPALAGWYDYDPATHAVSPRAVVFALRSADGHLAKVQITSWADGVFLLQYAFAGPGATGF
- the cheB gene encoding chemotaxis-specific protein-glutamate methyltransferase CheB, which gives rise to MPLRVLVVDDSPTFRALLREGLERDPELSVVAEARNGTEAVSLVESVSPDVVVMDVEMPELDGYEATRRIMAERPTPVVVVSGSSERAVRMSVAALEAGALTALTKPPGPAEPGSDRAWRRFARTVRAMAEVRVVRRPNGADRERPSQPPRRETSVIAMAASTGGPRAVRTILESLGEDFPAPILLVQHIGEDFAEGFARWLDATVPMDVRLAREGDPLRAGAVYLAPPRGHLTVQKGAIRVCDRAPIHGFRPSASATYASVARAYGERALGLILTGMGRDGVEGLRELHRRGGLVVAQDASTSVVDSMPASARRAGIVHEVLPLPDISAYLRSCVA
- a CDS encoding methyl-accepting chemotaxis protein: MTPDVPLPWYETNAGRAAALVLLLVLTALALFVYNLGALEELAPLAPARVGELERLQWLFAGGAVSLGGLSLYWVRALVGKERRAGRAQRLRAILDTTSDAIITIDETGTMLEANQTAEVLFGWRVDELVGRNVAMLAGGEHGEQHDAYLKRYRETGEKRIIGMERRVHANHKDGSTLPVSLRVSEMHVEGTRFFIGIIQDRTSSVQREQLLETMRDVVEETVGAANELLAATSQQASAAQQQSASVTETVVTVEQVDQTARQAAGRARDVADSSREVDEVGQAGRDAVHDAVEAIEDAQQRGESVAKNVLELAERAQTIGQIIGTVDEIAEQTNLLALNAAIEASRAGEHGRGFGVVAAEVKALARRSKEATVQVREILGEIQRATNNAVLAGEQGDKTMRAAVREASEAGRTIDGLTETIARAAEAASQIAASAHQQATGMAQISQAMKDIDSALRDNLSSIHHVETAAGRLEQLSARLSQLLVDVGIEKD